The proteins below come from a single Desulfitobacterium metallireducens DSM 15288 genomic window:
- a CDS encoding VOC family protein gives MKAEINLITIWTNNIEKMKNFYNQVLGFKIESDLGSYVEFENDGVRFAICMREVMYDYSNEYDKKVIGQAFELAFPCENPNDVDESFTQLVTKGATPIHEPQNMPWNQRTALFADPDGNIHEIFARLSKS, from the coding sequence ATGAAAGCAGAAATCAATCTAATTACAATTTGGACAAACAATATAGAGAAGATGAAGAATTTTTATAATCAAGTTCTTGGATTTAAGATTGAAAGTGACCTTGGAAGTTATGTTGAATTTGAAAATGATGGAGTCCGATTTGCTATTTGTATGAGAGAGGTTATGTATGATTATAGCAACGAATACGATAAAAAGGTAATTGGTCAGGCTTTTGAACTAGCGTTTCCATGTGAAAATCCGAATGATGTTGATGAATCATTTACACAGTTAGTTACAAAGGGAGCAACTCCTATCCACGAACCACAGAATATGCCTTGGAATCAAAGAACAGCATTATTTGCAGACCCAGACGGGAATATACATGAGATTTTTGCGAGATTAAGCAAATCATAA
- a CDS encoding methyltransferase family protein: MDFVQKPIRVVHFCYWFFLVLPAWIEFVYPGYTRLDEVLNLETLPGKIPVLVLGIILFLIGMYYGLASSQLLAKIGRGAMAFKFSKNVVVSGVYDQLRNPMALGYYLMILGVGLMAHSTYFFFLNLFIIIPSHIFYIKYFEEFEVELRLGKSYIEYKQQTPFLIPKVFVKLTNRNKTL, from the coding sequence ATGGATTTCGTTCAAAAACCTATTAGAGTGGTCCATTTCTGTTACTGGTTTTTCCTAGTTTTACCGGCATGGATAGAGTTCGTATATCCTGGATATACACGTTTGGACGAAGTATTAAATTTAGAAACCTTACCAGGTAAAATTCCTGTATTGGTCTTGGGAATCATACTTTTCTTAATTGGAATGTACTATGGTTTAGCTTCTAGCCAACTGTTGGCTAAAATAGGTCGGGGTGCAATGGCATTTAAGTTTTCTAAGAATGTAGTGGTTAGTGGAGTGTATGATCAGTTAAGAAATCCGATGGCATTGGGGTATTACCTAATGATACTTGGTGTTGGCTTAATGGCGCATTCTACTTATTTTTTCTTCCTTAATTTGTTTATTATAATTCCCTCACATATATTTTATATAAAATATTTCGAGGAGTTTGAAGTAGAGTTAAGGCTTGGAAAGTCGTATATAGAATATAAACAACAAACACCGTTCCTTATTCCAAAGGTATTTGTAAAGCTTACAAATCGGAATAAAACATTGTAG
- a CDS encoding DUF523 domain-containing protein, giving the protein MYLVSACLAGINCRYDGQNTRVSGVEELVRSGKAIAVCPELLGGLAIPRDSCEIVEVRDGNVRVVSKEGKDLTTFFEDGGQKTLEITKTIGITVAILKSKSPSCGYGKVYDGTFTRTIRDGNGYTGGLLAANGIVVYTEEEFDSLFE; this is encoded by the coding sequence ATGTATTTGGTTAGCGCTTGTTTGGCGGGCATAAATTGTAGATACGACGGACAGAACACAAGGGTCAGTGGTGTTGAAGAATTAGTTCGGAGTGGAAAGGCTATTGCGGTATGCCCCGAATTACTTGGGGGTTTAGCAATACCGAGAGATAGTTGCGAGATTGTTGAGGTTAGGGATGGAAATGTAAGAGTTGTGAGCAAAGAGGGCAAAGATCTCACTACATTTTTTGAAGACGGAGGACAAAAGACCTTAGAAATTACTAAGACGATCGGAATTACAGTAGCCATATTGAAATCAAAGAGTCCATCCTGTGGATATGGAAAAGTATATGACGGGACATTTACTAGAACCATAAGAGACGGGAATGGTTATACTGGAGGATTATTAGCGGCTAATGGTATAGTGGTTTACACTGAAGAAGAGTTTGACTCTCTATTTGAGTAA
- a CDS encoding phosphorothioated DNA-binding restriction endonuclease gives MKDRINSLSIWKRGEERAPHKPLLILLALGQLQSRNKQSLYYEEVRELLKELLVEFGPSRKSYHPEQPFVRLANDGIWELNTSVKRDDIKDSWLMKHQVVGGFNDEVYSILNGNDGLIREIAEIVLNNHFPDTIHEDILTSVGLDFDKKVSKFRDPKFRERILNAYEYSCAVCGFNVRLGNNLIAVEAAHIKWHQAGGPDSEENGIALCAMHHKLFDRGVFTITPSRILLVAERAHGTSGFNDWLMQFHGKELRTPIRPEYYPRDTFVEWHVHEVFHGPARYCSG, from the coding sequence TTGAAGGATAGGATTAATAGCCTAAGCATATGGAAAAGAGGAGAAGAAAGAGCTCCTCATAAACCCCTACTTATCTTATTGGCTCTTGGACAGCTACAAAGTAGGAATAAACAATCTTTATACTATGAAGAAGTTAGAGAATTGCTTAAAGAATTGCTAGTTGAATTTGGCCCTAGTAGAAAATCCTATCACCCTGAACAACCCTTTGTTAGATTAGCAAACGATGGAATATGGGAACTCAATACATCTGTTAAGAGAGATGATATTAAGGACAGCTGGTTAATGAAGCATCAAGTTGTCGGCGGCTTTAATGATGAGGTTTATTCTATTCTAAATGGTAACGATGGTTTAATTCGAGAAATAGCAGAAATTGTTTTGAACAATCATTTCCCTGATACAATTCACGAGGATATTTTAACATCAGTAGGTCTTGATTTCGATAAGAAAGTGAGCAAGTTTAGAGATCCGAAGTTCCGAGAAAGAATCCTTAATGCTTATGAATATAGCTGTGCGGTATGTGGTTTTAATGTTAGATTGGGAAATAACCTAATCGCTGTAGAAGCTGCTCATATTAAGTGGCATCAAGCAGGGGGGCCGGATTCGGAGGAAAATGGAATTGCATTATGTGCTATGCATCATAAACTTTTTGACAGGGGTGTCTTTACTATAACTCCATCAAGAATACTTTTAGTTGCGGAAAGGGCGCATGGAACAAGTGGTTTTAATGATTGGTTAATGCAGTTTCACGGAAAAGAATTACGCACACCAATTCGTCCTGAATATTATCCTAGGGATACATTTGTTGAATGGCATGTTCATGAAGTCTTTCATGGACCCGCAAGATATTGCTCGGGTTGA
- a CDS encoding CPBP family intramembrane glutamic endopeptidase, giving the protein MKKIDKMWKYVIYTYLLFWFMVLGIGGIAIFMLNASDFSMRWVITLCSWSPTIVLLLMLKKLNPDTSIWEFYKKAFKEKLNFRVFALVMLVIVGIFLLSVWTLSVFEKQEISAQLSFVSATLFGNILFTAIQGASGEESGWRAYLMPEMESRYGFVRGNLILGLVWSFWHLPLWFVSTNYNGLLLLIYIFSFIIGLTSFSMIIGVCMKKCNNLFLAFWMHFLFNFVLTFFTGQDIYLLSSLAILYVLVATIFVAVYLKKSNLYRLEDKNISNI; this is encoded by the coding sequence ATGAAAAAGATTGATAAAATGTGGAAATATGTTATTTATACATATCTTTTGTTTTGGTTTATGGTTTTAGGCATTGGCGGAATAGCGATTTTTATGCTGAATGCTTCAGATTTCTCAATGAGATGGGTTATCACTTTATGCAGTTGGTCGCCTACAATCGTGCTTTTACTAATGCTGAAAAAGCTCAACCCTGATACGAGTATTTGGGAATTTTATAAAAAGGCTTTCAAAGAGAAATTGAATTTCAGAGTATTCGCACTTGTCATGTTGGTAATTGTGGGCATATTTTTGCTATCGGTATGGACTTTGTCAGTATTTGAAAAACAAGAAATTTCGGCACAGCTTTCTTTTGTATCGGCTACATTATTTGGCAATATCCTGTTTACTGCCATTCAAGGTGCAAGCGGCGAAGAATCTGGATGGAGGGCATATCTGATGCCGGAAATGGAAAGCAGATACGGATTTGTCAGGGGCAACCTAATCTTAGGCCTGGTTTGGTCATTCTGGCATCTTCCTTTGTGGTTTGTTTCCACGAATTACAACGGACTTTTATTACTGATTTATATTTTTTCATTTATCATTGGTTTAACCTCATTTTCAATGATCATCGGAGTGTGTATGAAAAAATGCAACAACTTGTTTTTAGCTTTTTGGATGCACTTTTTATTTAATTTTGTATTAACATTTTTTACAGGACAGGACATATATTTGCTATCTTCATTAGCCATATTATACGTCCTTGTTGCCACGATCTTTGTGGCTGTTTATTTGAAAAAATCAAATTTATACCGATTAGAAGATAAAAACATTTCGAATATATGA
- a CDS encoding GNAT family N-acetyltransferase, whose product MNDINIIELNSENLSRYGCFCLKSKPGSEGYRNKNIWMKERLAEGLKYLILSKDNETSCGFIEYIPSEYAWRGIQAENYLVIHCLWTTASGQGYGSRLIQKSIEDAKAQNKYGVAVVTNSKDTWIANKDIFIKNGFKLVSETLGSFELLVYKFGEYLDPYFPDDWEARARRLGEGLTILRSYQCPYVEVATNNILEGAEGAGIKPVIIDLKDRNEMINLAPSPYGVFNVVYKGKLVAFHRITVRAAKKLFQDQC is encoded by the coding sequence ATGAATGATATAAACATAATAGAATTAAATAGTGAAAACCTATCGCGATACGGTTGCTTTTGCCTTAAGAGCAAGCCTGGTTCAGAAGGCTATAGAAACAAAAATATCTGGATGAAAGAAAGATTAGCTGAAGGCCTTAAGTATTTAATCCTGTCTAAGGATAATGAGACCTCCTGTGGATTTATCGAATACATACCTTCTGAGTACGCTTGGAGAGGAATACAGGCAGAGAACTATCTGGTTATTCATTGTTTATGGACAACTGCTTCTGGACAAGGTTATGGGTCGCGGTTAATTCAAAAATCTATTGAAGATGCAAAAGCGCAGAATAAATATGGAGTGGCCGTTGTTACCAACTCCAAAGATACATGGATTGCAAACAAAGACATATTTATTAAAAACGGTTTTAAATTAGTGAGCGAAACATTAGGCTCCTTTGAATTACTTGTATATAAGTTTGGAGAGTACCTAGATCCATACTTCCCGGACGACTGGGAAGCAAGAGCTAGGAGGCTGGGAGAGGGTTTAACTATCCTACGTTCCTATCAGTGCCCTTATGTCGAGGTTGCAACTAATAACATATTGGAGGGAGCCGAAGGAGCCGGTATCAAGCCTGTAATAATAGATTTAAAGGATAGGAATGAAATGATAAATCTAGCTCCTTCGCCTTATGGAGTGTTCAATGTAGTATATAAAGGAAAACTAGTTGCCTTTCATAGAATAACAGTCCGTGCAGCTAAAAAACTGTTTCAGGATCAATGTTAA
- a CDS encoding type II toxin-antitoxin system RelE/ParE family toxin, with the protein MDKKYRVEYLPVAQDDLTSIVEYIQVDDPLAAMDFLDVVDKTISKLAYFPYLGAIPKDIRLMHLNYRVLIIDNYLVFYVVLEEVVEIRGILHGKRQYSFLL; encoded by the coding sequence ATGGATAAGAAATATCGCGTAGAATATTTACCTGTAGCTCAAGATGATTTAACGAGTATCGTAGAATATATTCAGGTGGATGACCCTTTAGCCGCTATGGACTTCCTTGATGTAGTAGATAAAACCATTTCTAAACTTGCTTATTTCCCTTATTTAGGAGCTATCCCGAAGGATATACGGTTAATGCATCTAAATTATCGGGTTTTAATAATAGATAACTACCTTGTCTTCTATGTAGTTTTGGAGGAAGTAGTAGAAATCAGAGGAATACTTCATGGAAAAAGGCAATATAGTTTCTTGCTTTAA
- a CDS encoding DHCW motif cupin fold protein: MEIQNVPFGTIDWNTIVPTIHNGVTGEAYWRTFEMGNIRVRMVEYTPGYMADHWCSHGHVLLVLEGELVTELDDGRKFVLTPGTSYQVADETNPHRSYTEKGAKLFIVD; encoded by the coding sequence ATGGAAATTCAAAATGTTCCTTTCGGTACAATTGATTGGAATACAATTGTACCAACAATACATAATGGTGTAACGGGAGAAGCTTATTGGCGTACTTTTGAAATGGGTAATATTCGGGTCCGTATGGTAGAGTATACGCCAGGATACATGGCAGACCATTGGTGTAGTCATGGGCATGTGCTTCTTGTTTTAGAAGGTGAATTAGTTACTGAGCTTGACGATGGAAGAAAATTTGTTCTAACACCTGGGACCAGTTATCAAGTAGCGGACGAAACTAATCCACACCGTTCATACACGGAAAAAGGTGCTAAATTATTTATAGTCGATTAA
- a CDS encoding DUF5680 domain-containing protein, which produces MVTRKQLFSLLILGRTECYVKKNPTYNPYVPGDIYDWHFELEQGKYLFTDSYRGFNPYSGVEYIYTKDLREPIWACDYVGNVRMNSFVSEKDIYEFLKKARGIHLLNCGGDLATEYFYKDGEFVYQLRFSGNLNAILQTEEIYYRGTLVGTQVSAGYLKV; this is translated from the coding sequence ATGGTTACTAGGAAGCAGTTGTTTAGTCTTCTTATTTTAGGACGCACAGAGTGTTACGTTAAGAAAAATCCCACTTATAATCCATACGTTCCCGGTGACATTTACGATTGGCATTTTGAACTTGAGCAGGGAAAATATTTGTTTACTGATTCATACCGAGGTTTTAACCCATATAGCGGAGTTGAGTACATTTACACGAAGGATCTGCGGGAACCAATCTGGGCCTGTGATTATGTCGGAAATGTTCGGATGAATTCTTTTGTTTCAGAAAAGGATATTTACGAGTTCTTGAAGAAAGCAAGGGGTATACACTTATTAAATTGTGGTGGAGATTTAGCAACGGAATATTTTTATAAAGATGGCGAATTTGTCTATCAATTAAGATTTAGTGGTAACCTTAATGCAATTTTGCAAACCGAGGAAATTTATTATCGAGGCACGTTAGTTGGCACACAAGTATCTGCTGGCTATTTGAAAGTATAA
- a CDS encoding type II toxin-antitoxin system prevent-host-death family antitoxin, giving the protein MPTIKPISDLRNNFNQISEICHKDGEPVFITKNGQGDLVVMSMALYERQQALLDLYQKLGEAEAQSNSGAERISHKDLMKNLREKING; this is encoded by the coding sequence ATGCCTACTATAAAACCTATTTCCGATCTTAGAAATAACTTTAATCAAATATCTGAAATCTGTCATAAAGATGGTGAACCAGTCTTTATAACTAAGAATGGTCAAGGTGATCTTGTAGTGATGAGCATGGCCTTATACGAAAGACAACAAGCACTGTTAGATCTCTATCAAAAGCTGGGAGAAGCTGAAGCTCAAAGTAATTCAGGTGCAGAGCGAATCTCTCACAAAGATTTAATGAAAAATCTAAGGGAAAAGATCAATGGATAA
- a CDS encoding GNAT family N-acetyltransferase: protein MEKNIQFREARPEEIQAITDLVLGVFNKYVGHGYSEEGQSAFCLYCNTNAMLKRLTEGISFFLVAIFEQKIIGMIEVRNQNHIALLFVDDRYHKKGIAKKLISLAIERAQVTEIDVNSSPYAVNIYARIGFQQVDHEQERDGIRFIPMKKIVNQSKN from the coding sequence TTGGAAAAGAATATTCAATTTAGAGAGGCTCGACCTGAAGAAATCCAAGCTATCACTGATTTGGTTCTTGGAGTGTTTAATAAGTATGTTGGACATGGTTACTCTGAAGAAGGCCAATCCGCTTTTTGTCTGTATTGCAATACAAATGCCATGTTAAAGAGACTAACGGAAGGAATTTCATTTTTCTTAGTAGCGATTTTTGAGCAAAAAATTATCGGAATGATTGAAGTTCGAAATCAGAATCACATTGCTTTATTGTTTGTAGATGATCGCTATCATAAAAAAGGTATAGCAAAGAAGTTAATCTCTTTGGCTATTGAAAGGGCACAGGTGACAGAAATTGATGTAAACTCATCACCATATGCGGTAAATATTTATGCAAGGATAGGATTTCAGCAGGTAGATCATGAACAAGAAAGAGATGGTATTCGATTTATTCCGATGAAAAAGATCGTAAACCAATCAAAGAATTAA
- a CDS encoding HAD family hydrolase: MRKKVVIFDWGDTVMRDFSEFSGPMVDWPRVEIIDGIEESLALISSQFITCLASNAGNSNAELMGLALERVGIRGYFTHLFTSKELGYNKPDSNFFKEIISRIGVNPSECIMIGNDYERDIVSSKMAGMETILYTEKRIEEPKQLADFVIRSMNDLIHLLNTWGD; this comes from the coding sequence ATGCGTAAGAAAGTCGTCATATTCGATTGGGGTGATACGGTAATGAGGGATTTTAGCGAGTTTTCTGGACCAATGGTGGATTGGCCTAGAGTAGAAATAATCGACGGTATTGAGGAATCTTTAGCGTTAATTAGTTCTCAATTTATAACTTGTCTCGCTTCAAATGCTGGGAATTCAAATGCTGAACTCATGGGATTGGCCTTAGAACGAGTCGGTATCAGAGGTTATTTTACTCATTTATTTACATCAAAGGAGCTTGGCTATAATAAGCCGGATTCCAATTTTTTTAAAGAGATTATCTCTAGAATAGGCGTGAATCCTTCGGAATGTATTATGATTGGGAACGATTATGAAAGAGACATCGTTTCGTCAAAGATGGCTGGAATGGAAACGATACTTTACACTGAGAAAAGGATTGAGGAACCAAAGCAATTAGCAGATTTCGTAATTCGATCGATGAATGATCTAATTCATCTACTAAATACCTGGGGAGACTAA
- a CDS encoding EFR1 family ferrodoxin (N-terminal region resembles flavodoxins. C-terminal ferrodoxin region binds two 4Fe-4S clusters.): MEIKSALVIFFSPTGATRKVVSSFVQGMNIDNIQIVNLNLSKERAKLKLTISSDILIIGLPVYGKRIPKFLYPFLTNIEGNNKPVVLITVYGNISPGWAMEELYVITRRRNLRAIALGKFIGEHSFSVSALPIAKGRPDQADLSEAKMFGKLTGEKLMAAQGIEDAELKLAKPLIVGNMITFLHAIFPQKSGNIFTKLPSINVNLCQMCGICVQSCPKQAIDRNDLSIRRDLCIRCFSCVKNCPSGAREIKFKKKIVVTWFLNKQGRFSKKPEYIL, from the coding sequence ATGGAAATTAAGTCCGCGTTAGTCATCTTTTTTTCGCCGACTGGCGCAACGAGAAAGGTAGTGTCCTCTTTTGTTCAAGGAATGAATATTGATAACATACAAATCGTAAATTTAAACTTAAGCAAAGAGAGGGCAAAACTAAAACTGACTATCAGCTCGGATATTCTTATCATTGGCTTACCTGTTTATGGAAAACGAATACCTAAATTCTTATATCCGTTCCTTACAAATATTGAAGGAAATAATAAGCCGGTGGTCTTAATTACTGTCTATGGCAATATCAGTCCAGGGTGGGCAATGGAAGAACTATATGTCATAACCAGAAGAAGAAATTTAAGGGCTATTGCTTTGGGGAAATTTATAGGTGAACATTCTTTCAGTGTTTCCGCGCTTCCAATAGCCAAAGGAAGGCCGGATCAGGCCGATTTAAGTGAGGCTAAGATGTTTGGAAAATTAACGGGCGAGAAGTTAATGGCAGCCCAAGGAATCGAAGATGCTGAACTAAAATTAGCCAAACCATTAATTGTTGGAAATATGATCACTTTTCTTCATGCGATTTTCCCTCAGAAAAGCGGAAATATTTTCACGAAGCTCCCGAGCATCAATGTGAATCTATGCCAAATGTGCGGTATTTGCGTTCAAAGCTGCCCGAAGCAAGCGATTGATCGGAATGATCTTAGTATCCGAAGAGATCTTTGTATTCGCTGTTTTAGCTGCGTAAAAAACTGTCCCAGTGGAGCAAGAGAAATAAAATTTAAAAAAAAGATTGTTGTAACCTGGTTTCTTAATAAGCAGGGTAGGTTTTCGAAAAAGCCAGAATATATTTTATGA
- a CDS encoding nucleoside triphosphate pyrophosphohydrolase has translation MDEKQYNKLVRDNIPDIIRNDGNIPVTRVLGNDEYIACLHEKLQEEVAEYLKDNSLEELCDVWEVLEAISSVMEFSKDEIERTKLEKAEKNGVFKDRIFLEKVIVSN, from the coding sequence GTGGATGAAAAGCAATATAATAAATTAGTTAGAGATAATATTCCGGATATTATTAGAAATGATGGAAATATCCCCGTTACCCGAGTCTTGGGTAACGATGAATATATTGCTTGTTTGCATGAAAAATTACAGGAAGAGGTTGCTGAGTACCTAAAAGATAACAGCCTCGAAGAACTATGTGATGTGTGGGAAGTGCTTGAAGCAATCTCTTCAGTTATGGAGTTTTCAAAGGATGAAATAGAACGGACAAAGCTAGAAAAAGCAGAAAAGAATGGAGTTTTTAAAGACAGAATATTTTTGGAAAAAGTAATTGTGAGTAATTGA
- a CDS encoding HAD family hydrolase, whose protein sequence is MWLGRSGNLRDVIGNGLACNVLGQVEMQEIIRVGGCRMEVFFDIDGTLLDYESAERDGALQFLHLRADILKMGAEEFLKIWTNLADLYYQRYLNKELSFKEQQRVRIQKLYNLVGRKLSNEEADLEFTHYLTYYRNSWKPFQDVKPCLLQLWEMGLFLGVISNGDYQHQIEKLDSIGVVGDRIETDVVGSTLAGMKGVWLNRNGERDQDQNEIQIGSLSQLPKLLQEF, encoded by the coding sequence ATGTGGTTAGGGCGAAGCGGGAACCTGCGGGACGTTATCGGAAATGGCCTTGCATGTAATGTTTTGGGACAAGTAGAGATGCAAGAGATAATTCGGGTAGGGGGTTGCCGGATGGAAGTATTCTTTGATATTGACGGCACTCTGCTTGATTATGAATCAGCTGAAAGAGACGGAGCTCTTCAGTTTTTACATCTGCGGGCGGATATATTAAAGATGGGTGCAGAAGAATTCCTGAAGATATGGACTAATCTCGCTGATCTATATTATCAAAGGTATTTGAACAAAGAGCTTTCGTTTAAAGAGCAGCAAAGGGTAAGGATTCAAAAGTTATATAACTTAGTTGGGCGTAAGTTATCTAATGAGGAAGCCGATCTTGAATTTACTCATTATCTTACATACTACCGGAACTCATGGAAACCTTTCCAAGATGTGAAGCCTTGTTTACTACAACTATGGGAAATGGGTTTGTTTTTAGGTGTTATTAGTAATGGTGATTATCAACATCAAATAGAGAAGTTAGATTCAATTGGAGTTGTTGGTGATCGAATTGAAACGGATGTAGTAGGAAGTACCTTGGCAGGGATGAAGGGTGTCTGGTTAAATCGTAATGGAGAGAGAGACCAGGACCAAAATGAAATTCAAATTGGATCGTTATCCCAGCTCCCAAAGTTACTACAGGAATTTTAA
- a CDS encoding C-GCAxxG-C-C family protein — MSKVQEAVVCFNESFSCSQAVFSTYATQFGLDKETAFRVSASFGGGMARMGDTCGAVTGAFMVIGLKYGKTRAEDEDSKERTFQVVQEFVSRFRECNGSIICRDLLGCDISTKDGAKKAKEHNLFNTICPNLVKNSAQLLEEILNL; from the coding sequence ATGAGCAAGGTACAAGAGGCAGTTGTTTGCTTTAACGAGAGTTTCAGTTGTTCCCAAGCAGTGTTTTCGACATACGCCACTCAATTTGGTTTGGATAAGGAAACAGCATTTCGAGTATCCGCCAGTTTTGGCGGTGGCATGGCCAGGATGGGTGATACCTGTGGCGCAGTAACCGGAGCGTTCATGGTAATTGGATTGAAATATGGAAAAACGAGAGCTGAGGATGAAGATTCAAAAGAGCGGACGTTTCAGGTTGTTCAGGAGTTTGTAAGTAGATTCAGAGAATGTAACGGATCAATTATATGTAGAGATTTACTCGGTTGTGACATAAGCACAAAAGATGGCGCGAAAAAGGCAAAAGAACACAATTTGTTCAATACTATTTGCCCGAACTTAGTTAAAAATTCGGCACAGCTACTTGAGGAAATTCTTAACCTTTAA